From Panicum hallii strain FIL2 chromosome 2, PHallii_v3.1, whole genome shotgun sequence, a single genomic window includes:
- the LOC112880862 gene encoding uncharacterized protein LOC112880862: protein MRDVAGRQWPNLAERVKGELWDFYRLQAGMDAQADVVAEYRCKKLVTDMFYEQRLQSIINYHAVVLGQKVTKAQARTMTLTEEQYLQMVPHWCAHFPECWQQIVAKWLSDDWNAVHQERREHRLTMAGVPHHQVGGTWRAAVQQIHGVCSIPQG from the exons ATGCGGGATGTTGCCGGCAGACAGTGGCCCAACTTGGCTGAGCGAGTGAAGGGCGAGCTTTGG GATTTCTACAGACTACAGGCCGGGATGGACGCGCAGGCGGATGTGGTTGCCGAGTATCGCTGCAAAAAGCTCGTTACCGACATGTTCTACGAGCAGCGCCTCCAGTCAATCATCAACTACCACGCCGTCGTCCTTGGACAGAAGGTCACCAAGGCGCAAGCAAGAACTATGACgttgactgaggagcagtacttgcag ATGGTTCCTCATTGGTGTGCCCACTTTCCTGAGTGCTGGCAGCAGATAGTTGCTAAGTGGTTATCCGACGACTGGAACGCTGTGCACCAGGAGCGTCGTGAGCACCGTCTGACTATGGCCGGTGTGCCACACCACCAAG TCGGCGGCACATGGAGGGCAGCAGTGCAACAAATTCATGGCGTATGCTCTATCCCACAAGGGTAA